The DNA sequence AGATTCAAACGTTCAAGCTAGTACAAACACacaataattataaattattagtCCGAGCAGACTGCATCATATGTAATCGATAATGTGTTTGTAACATTATTATAAACAAAAGTACCGAAATGTTCTTTTTATCAATATTGATGCACGTCTATGTTTAaagtttgaaaatgtttttgcagACATTGATCTGGCCATCCCTTTTGTCACTACAAGCAAACTTCATATTCTACAAGCTGAAAGAGCTACGGTGGATTGATAATCGGGAAGAAAGATGCAACAGCGATGCTCTGATGTCCTTTATTAAATTATGTCCAGCTTTGGAGCAACTCTCTCTAACTTGAGGTTTCTTTCACTCAAAACTCTTTCTTTTGCcctctttaatatttttgtatgtggtcaaataaaaaaaatatgtattaatTATCAAtgcctttttgtttgtttcctttgaAGATAAAATCCAACTGAAATATATAgattttgtttccttgttttataCCGTGTTTGACTATGTAATGCAGGATGATCCTAAAGGCGACTGCATGTCAAGGACAGCTCGATCCTAGAAGAAAGTCGGAGGCCAAACAAAACTGGCTAATCTGAAAGTGATTAAGTTGGCGGGATTTACTAATCAAGAGGATGAAATCACTTCGGCAGAGCATAAATTATAGAGTTGCAGCCAATTACCATAATCATTAGCAGCATCAAGAGTGAGAAATGAGTATACAACATGCTAACATGGGTCTACGTACACACCAAATtctcaagtttgaatttttttgctcCCTAGTAAAAGGTTATGTGATCGATCGACTCTATGTATACATGATGAAATTGCCTTGCTCAAACGATTTGAAAGCGTGTGCATATAACAGATCTGGGTTAGATCAGTTTGTCAATACAAATCCGTCGACTAAGACAATGTGTGCATCTTTTTGCGTTAAGTTTgaattcctttctttgtctagTAGGATAATTAATGGTATTGTCTAGCAAAAAAAGAAGTGTGTTCAtacaaatatttgaaatttgaagccCTCTGCATATGAAAGTTTAGCAAATGAACATGAACAAGAAGATCACGAAGCAAACAAGGCAATTCCACTAAAATGATCTGATATCATAAACCAACAAGCTCTACTCCCTCTTACAACGTAGAATTAAAAATAACAATCCCTACAACAAAAAGTACATGAAATTCAATTTAAACACCCCCACAAAAAAGACATGAAATTCGATTTATGCCCCATGAGACCTTCAGGTGAACAATTGCATCCCATCAAATCTTAATCAGGGATGGACTAACTTCTAAAAGTCATTGTTGGGAAGGGGTTCATGGGTCCTATTACTAATGAAGATGTTGTCATAGACAAGAGCCGCAATGGCAGCACCAATTAGTGGGCCGGCCCAATACACCCAGTGGTGGGTCCATGACCAACTGACCACAGCAGGCCCAAATGACACAGCTGGGTTCATAGATGCACCATCAAACGCACCACCAGCCAAGATGTTTGCACCAACAATTAAACCAATTGCAATTGGTGCTACAATCCCTACGTTCCCCTTCTTTGGATCCACTGCTGTGGCATACACTGTGTAGACCAAGCCGAAGGTCATCACAATCTCAAACACTAGAGCATTCCATACCGATACGCCAGACGATAGTGAGAATCCTGCCGTTTCCTGCAGGTAGCCGGGTAATTCGTTAACAAAAACATCAAGTTGGGTATGTGTATAATCAAAAGGAATGCGACAGTAGCTCACTAGCAATCATTAATGTACGTAAATCTCAGATTACACAACCAACTAAGAGTTATCTATGCGTGCGTGGACGAGTGTTGTTAGCACATCCAGTAAGATCAACAATTAAGTATAAGCCAACAAGCTCTTTAACACTTACCCATCCCCCGGTGGCAAACTTGAGCAGCAAGCAAGCGACAACTGATCCCAACAACTGTGCAATCCAATACAAAATGCCCCTCAAGAGTGTTATGTTTCCACCAATGAATGCACCAAATGTGACAGCAGGGTTTACATGACCACCAGAAATATTTGCACCCACTGAGACCGCCACAAAAAGTGCAAATGCATGGGCTAATGATGCAGCTACGAGCCCCGAAGGTGTGGTTGACGCATTGTCAGTAAGCTTGTCTGCCAAAATGGATTAAACTCTTTAGGTCACTGAATTAGACAACCACACGTGGAATCGTAAATGAACAATGTATATCAAGCTGACGACTCTCTATCACGTATTACAtgcaaaaaagaagaagagacgCTAGTAAATTTAGATGACGATTGAATCTTCAAAATCATGCGTTATTAAGAAATGAACCAGCAATGTATATCAAACGTGGCCGAGCCTGGAACAATTAAACGAGCAATTTCATTGAAAATACAGAACTTGTTGGATTGGAGTCTTACTGAAAGCCATGCCAGAGCCTTCCCCAGCAAAGACAAAAATAAGCATGGAAAAAAACTCAGCCAACGCAGCCCTAATTGCATCAGGGTGGCTTGCCTCTCCCGGCGTTCCAACTGCAATTCTGTTGAttggcattttcgtaaatttcttgctttcttttctcttttctttctaaattgCTCAAAAGCTTCGAAATCCTCAGTGTTCTGCTTAATTACTTGCATGGgatttccctataaatacctaaaataAAGGCAGTGGAACCGGTATATCCGGTTAGCGGTAATGAGGTTTGTAAATACGTAGGACCAGTGCGCTACGATCATGGAACAGGCTTTTTTCTCGATGCCAGATGTCGGTGGCTTTACAGATCACGAGTGCGATGTGTCATTCGTCCTGGTACGGCGGCACGTTTGTGGTGGAGATGAAATTTGATCAACGGCTGAATCGGCAAAAAGAGGAACGAGAAGATTTCGGATCGCCGTCCATGGGACGTGGCGGGCCCCGCTTAATGATTGTGTAGTGTATTGGTGACGCGAGAGCTGAATGGCCGGCGAGTTTTTGGAGTGGGGACGAACCGACGTTTGAATATTCAAAACGCCGGTCGTTTTCGTAGTGTAGGGGTGCGTGCATGGAGCTAGAATTGTGTCGGCTGCGACGGTCCTACAACGGCCATTTCTCTAAACTGGTTTATGTCGTATGCATAAACACGTGCTTCAATTTCCAAATAGCGTGTTTTATACACGCAAATTTTGTAGGGCCCGTCCTCTTTGATGATTATCTATTTTTGCAGAGTATCAACAACTTAAGCGAATGATTGCTCTTATTTGTACtcgaatttaaatttttatttttgtaatttaaattaattagtttaaaataGAATATCGTTTGTAACAATATAATTGAGTTCTCTTTCCGTAATGAACTAAATAAGTTGCAATTGATGTTGTTATGCTCAATATTCGTTTAGAAActttttaaatgactgaaaatacttttaaaagtGTAAAAGCACTAAGTGAACTTTAACAATCCTATATATCACGTATACCATTGAATTTACAATTGTATGCTAAGCATCAAATTGGGAGAAAAATGAAGACTATTGTATAGGGACTGAAATGTTCGACAAAGTTGTAGATTTTTAAATCCTTCGAGGTCACATCGAACACGAATAAATTAATCTGAATacaaaaaaagataaattaaaataatctaAATGCATGCACTCCAGAAGATTTTATATTATCTTTCGAGTTCATCTCGAAAACGAATAAATTAATGTAAAGAAATTGAATTCATATGTATGAACTACAACGTTCCAAAATAATTGTTTGTATGCCGACAAATGACTACCTCAATTTTTCTGGTTATATTAGGACCGACCAATTCTTGGATGCTAAGTGGGATCAATCATTATGCATTATTTGTATGATTCAAGTGATTGTCCCTATTGAAAAAGTTATCCCACTCCCTCTCTCTAActtgaaatgcttttaaaataattaaaagtgtctttaaaacttaaaaatatttttttaaaagtatttttaattattttaaaagcaattttgGTGACGACCCGTTccaaattattttatatatatattttttttctcccctAGTGTGTATAGTGACGATATTACTCTCGTTGGCTAAGTGACGTGGATGTACAtatgtagttttaaattatttcctCGCCGTTATAATTAAATCGTACTCGACGTCACGAGCGGGTAGACTCGAGTTAGGGCCGAATCAGATtcgtaacgaaaaagttacgatTAATTGAATACGTAAACGGGTAAATCACGAACCAATTATATTAGCTCCTATTACATCTAAACCAATCAGATTTTATACTTTTATCTTTCTTTGGGCCAATTGGAACTCTATCTCTCTCACGGCAGCCCAATCAGAAAATGTTATTTTCTGATTCTGGccaatcacacacacacacacacacacacacatacacgtacactctctctccttcttGACTCTTCTCCTTACTTCTTCCTTCTACACCCAAGACACCCCACACGCACAAACCACACCAAAACAGCACGGATTGAACCTATGAAGACTACCATCACACTCCTCACAAACTCACGAACCTAGCCATACCCTTAGGTTTcagttttggtgagttttgacCGTCAACTCATGAGCTCCGACGAGGAGCCAAGTTGCTCTGACGCGATCCCGGTGTGGTTTCGAGGTTTTAAGGCTTGGAAAGGTATCCACGCAACTTCCCTAACACTTCGGAGTGGTTGTGGAGTGAAGCGGACGTCGATATAGGCGAGTTTGGAAAGTTTTAGAATTGGCCGGATTTTCCAAGAAATTTTCCGACTGCTTTTCGTAGGATTTTGAACTCCTAATAGGTACGAATGTGTTCTACTCTTCAAGatcttcaaatccatataaatttcatggattttggttgagaaatgaagtagatattaagttttgaaaattttctagaaACCGGCAAACCAGACGGCCATGGACGGCGGAGACCCACGAGGTCCatcggagaagaagaagaatattctgtcaaagttgatggaatattttaatggcatcaagtaacACCATTAgaatttaatggaatattcctaacacCGTTAGGGTTTCCGTCCCGTGTGCCAAGCACGTGCCTGCGCATAAGGGCGCGTCCAACatccaaaaaaatttctaaaaatatgggggtgTTCCTGTTGtcgagtagatcacgttggtatattcaaacaccccatttgagcaacgtatgaggaATTAATCCTAGGCTTTGTTTATGTGCTAATTCATTAACGTAAAAATAGTTGcatcgcatataggtgagacgtaccccgaggacgagcgtggacaAGCGAAGCTAGAGGGCTATGATCTtgctacttatcagtgagtgggcatttattatatatatatatatatatatatagtttccaGAAATGTTTTTATATGAAATTATGCTTTACTTGCCATGTCGTAaataagttacattttaaatatGGCATTGTTACACTTGTGAATTGTATTGTGTGATGCTGCGAAGACTCTGagtattatgtgattgaatgggttgtattgcattggtatgcacacatttatttagagctcatcatggcTGCACCTCGGTATTAGTGTTCCCGCCCGGGGCTAaggccagccttcacgtgattgttcatcTTGtgcaccgcacgctcaccttggatccaagtctggtgccagcctgtcgtagagaccacaataggtggttccgactcatagatGACCCGCGAATtatcgcacaaccttcacgtgatcctAGCACTTGAGCTTACATATTTatacccagcctgtcgtacaagtcatattaggtgactctgactcgtgtgctagcctTGATTGATGAGCCACAAGTCTAGTcatacaagtcacgttaggtgactccgactggcatactattttatattggtttcacacctggcttacatttattattacTGAGATATCatgacatggcatacttcaGTTTTCGTTGCTCTTGTGCATTGGTTTTCATACCTACTTATTAGTATTTTTTGGAACTATACGGGTTTTGCGGAGAGAGGTTATtatgttcataaagataaatacGTTTTCAAacgctttgtttttgcccactcaccattttgttttgcgcccttccaggttctaggtaGTTGTTCatctttggtggctcacgaggactacACGGCGGTTCTGACGTTTCCATAAATAAAAGTAGGGATCTTCTCCctgtttgtataattagtacttagtTAGTTCGACTGCACTTTCGTTTTACCTATGCTCTAATATGCGTGTATCTTATACTTGATCACTTTCACACACTTACATATTATCTCTAGTTAaataagtttagttttggtttttatttattcgcattttcttattattatcacTTCTGTTGCACACTTGGTTACGTCACCCTTACGTGACGGTCAGCACATCTCGACtctggtcggggtgtgtcacttttAAAGGAGCTTAAGGACTTTGCATTTCCATAAAGTACTTGTtgaattttctttatttctttttttattttttattttttttcctaaatttGTTAGGATTTTCTAGTGTATACAGTGTCTCTAAAAATTTTTAAAGTTGCGACCTCTTTATACCAAGATGAACTGGTATTTCTGCTCGATCACCACATCTTCTAAGGATCTCACCAGCATTGATTTTCTAACATGTTTTGtcatttgagatgaaagataaTAACACTGAAAGCTCACGTATTATAAAATACGTGATCACATGGGTTATATCTTCACATAATAAGTAAATGAATAAGTAATATAAAGTATGTGATCACATGCTATGGAAGGACACTTGTGATTCCAAGGATCTTATGGTTGCTCGCTCGATTGCTTGGTGGTAGGAATACTTGCGCGTGCAAGCTTGTCCAAGTCAATCCCACTCTATGGATCCTGGTCCTTGCAAATGGTCTTTACCACCGTCTGGTTGTCTCAAATTAAATTGGAGCCTGGAACCGGGACTCTCTAGTGGGAGGTGCTGGCATCATGGCTAGGGATGAATTCGGAAATTTGTTGAGGCTCGCTGCTGGAATTGGCAGGACGTCTCTTCTCCACTGATGGCGGAAGCTTTGGGAGCTCGTGAGTGCGTGGTTTGGGCGGCGTCAAGGGGCTTTCGGAATTTTATTATGGAAGATGACTCCCTTCAGATTGTGGCTGCTCTTAATGATTCGTCAACCAACGTATCTCCATTCGGGCATATTATTGAAGATTCAAAGAGTTTGCTTGCCGCAATCACTGAAGATCTTTCTGCTCGCTGTCAAGCCAACACTGTTGCTCATAGGATAGCTAGGTTCAGTCTAAATATTGGCAGTCATTTCGAATGGCTTGTCCATGCTCCTAGTTTCACTATTGACCTCCTTACGGAGGATGTTATGTAATCCACTTGTACTGTTCTTCTTGGATTTCTTTGGGCCTTAAAATAAATCTACTACTATCGTTTCTctcaaaaaaaatacaaaaagagtaAGTGAACAAGTATGTCAAGTGACAACGTTAAATATTACATGCACGAATTGAACTCATCAGTATGATCGCCTGCATGAAGTTTGAATTGGAAGTGTGAAATTTCCCAAGAAAAAGGACCGTTTGATCTTCAAATTTCGTTTGCACTTTGATCTTGGAACCACAATACAAGTTGTgaaattaagaataaagaaGAAACAATATATTGGTGTAGTAAGTTAAAGTATGTGTGATGAATCAGCTCCTCTCTCCCTCTTGGATCCAATAACTCTGAAAAGACTGCACTTGAAGTTGCATCAGATTCTTCATCACTAATGCCCTCACCACCACTACCATTGCCATTTCGAATTTCCGGAAGCCATTCTGGCATATCCGGAATGTAATTCGTACTGTTTTTGGACAAAAAGCTCTGTGTAGAAGCCTCTTGCAGTTGAAGAGAGTACTCCAGATTCCACAAACATCACCATTGTTGGCCTTTCATCTCCATATTCAGCCAAACACTTCTCAGCTGTTCTCTGAATTTTCACAAGGATTCAAGATTCACATATCCTTGAAGACGGGGGTCTATAATTTTCTCTAATCTTCGTTTCTTTTGCCAACTCATTGCCCATTCTGCTATGTTAACTTGCTCTCGAGGGAGGGCAGGGTTTATAGGTGGCCTAGCACATAAGACCTCTAGTAAAACTACTCCGAGAGAGTACACATCTAACTTCACCGTTAGTTGCTGCCGGCGATAGTAATCCAGATCAAGATATCCAAAGCTCCCCTTCACTGCAGTGCTCACATGTGATAGATACAAAGCAGGACCTAAATTTGACAATCCAAAATCAGCCACTTTCGCGGTGAGGCATTCATCAAGAAGCATGTTTGTTGTTTTCACGTCATGATGAATTATGCTATCTGCTACTCCATCGTGAAGGTAATGCCTGCCCTTTTGCAGCTCCAATGCAGATTTCAAGCCTTTGTTTCCAAGTAAGCAGAAGAAGATTCGAACCATACAAGTGCTTTTGCAGAGGACCTTTGACCATGTACTCATAAACAAGGATCATTTCGTTCAGTTCTTCACAGTAGCCTATGAGAGAAGCCAAATGTCTGTGCCTGAGCTTTGACAGCATGTCGATTTCTGTCCTGAATTCGGTAGGGCCTTGTTGGGAACGCGGGTTTCCGCACTTCACTGCAAACACATTTCCATTTTCTAGCACTGCCTTGTAAACCATGCCAAATCCCCCTACTCCCAAGACCAAGCTCTTGTCAAAATTCTTGGTTGCTTCACGAATCTCCGCAAAAGCTAAAATGCGGCGCAAACAAGAGTGTGCTGTGGAATAATCATAACTGCCAACGGAAACTTTTGAATTGAAATTCCCCACTGGCTAGGAAAGGACAGCCAGGCCGAGCAGTGAGGCCTTAGCTTCCTCTGATGGATTCGCCGCCTGTACAAAAAGAAAGCAACTGAGATGAGTACCAAAACTACAAATCCTGCTGAAGAAGCACAAATTGACAGCAGCATCCACTTTTTCTGCCTGCCCGGGGATTTCAAATCTGCATTGTTATTCGCTGGAAGGTCCCATCAAGGCTGTCCCTGTGATTGCTGATTTTCATAATCTCCAATCCATTCAAAATTGCATTGGAAGGGAGATCCCTCAGCATAGGAGGACCAACTTGAACCAAAATCCGAAATTCGTCCACGGTTACATTCGTCACGAAATCTACGAATAAGCTGCTGATAATTTCTTTGTCCTGCTTGAGATATCAAATGAGTCTAAAGCAGATTGTTGGTTGATATACACATTGAAGATCAAACGTCACAATGTCGCAAAAGTGCAATCTGATCAGATAACTGATGTCCTTTTCGACTTCGAATGCCCATGATACGTTGAACTTCTGATTGCTGACCTTTGCATCTGCCATTCCTTGAGCTGTGGCATAAACCCAAATGGGTGCACAGTGCACTGTCGACCGAAACTCCCCATCAGGGTACTTGATGGATCCGGGATCAGCACTGATGCTTCATGCCGCTGCAGCGTTGAGAAGAAAAGCATGATCTGGCTCCCACGTCCTCCCATGTTTACACGATACGCTGTCCCAAAAGCTACGTTTGGATGTTCCCCGAGAGGAACAGTTACTTTGGTGCTGGGAAATTCCCCACTAGGCACAGAAACAACCTCTATTCCATTGATGAATGCAGCTGAATTATTCCAAGGTGACAATCTCGGCACCAGCAATTTTTCGGAACTTCCGTTATTGAGTACAAAATACAAACAAGTATAGTTAGTTTCGTCTTTGTTACATTTAAGAATAATGTTTGACTATTGAAAGAAGAGTAGTAAGTCCTGCTGAAATGAATAAGTCTTCAATCATAAATGAACATGTGGCCAATAATTAAAGAATTAGAAACGTGAACCAACTTCACTCCAAACAAATGGACGCGTGTctattttcaatttgtttttcagCAGTACTTGCTACTCTTCTTTCAACAGTCAAGCATTACGTATTTAATATCAAAAGTTGcgattaaaacattaaaaatacatatattaatTCATTATTCTTGATATTATATAATATGAATGATCAAAATAACTAAGATTAAGCATGTCATCAGCTGTCATATTTGCTTTCCGATATACTGTGAGTTTTGGAATTGAGTGTAGTGCTGGCtaaattaaatttcagaaaatcTCTTATTCCTTTTTCATTCACGTGCCTCTCACGTGTAATAGCTCTCTGGCCCACTCATCCCCAATCAAGAGGCCAAACTCCATGCTTTGAGTCTCCACCATCCACTCTTTACTTTTAATACCAGTACCTAAAGCCACTTCTGAGTTCTGATAAATATTCAAGCATGGCAATTTCATCATCCCTCTCATTGAGCTGCTGGGTTTCTACTGCCATACCCGACAAGGTAAAAATCTAGATGGTACGAGGGATATTTTATTGAatcgaaaatgacaaaaaaaaaattgttactaACTCATACATGTATTTGATTCTGCTCTAGTTTTACTGCAATGAGTTGCCACGAGCTACCTCGGCTCATTTTTCATGCAAATCCATTACTTGCTCAGGAGAGTCGGCCTCCATTGAAGAAAGTAAGATTACCCATCTCAGTTTTTTCTTCAAACTCTCAATACTCAATTAttaatacaacaacaacaaagccttatccatCAAGTGTGGCCGGTTGTATAAATTTTAGAATAGTAATGCACTCGGTACTCGGTTATTATTACATGTATAAATTTCTGTTAATgtttgcatgttttgatagGCGCACACATTGATTTCTTTCACTACTTGTGGTTCACAAAAATGCTTCTTTGGATGATTTCCGCCTCTATATTTTGGTTCAAATTTATGAGTATGTTTGCTCTCTGCATTTTCCTAAATTTTTCTCCTACATTGAGCTTTTTCAGATTtgacctttttcttttctttctctgtaTTGAATTAGACGTAACAAAATCATGCACAAGCCGATAACACAATGTGAACACGCACGAAAGTTTTTGGGATAAGGCTTAACCGGTTATGTTGATAACTGGTGGACCGGAATCCTAATGACCCATTAGAAAACAAGTTGTGTTTGTGTTAATCCGTGAATGTTTTCGGGTTAATACCTATTATATTTTCTTCCATTAGAATTAATGATTGGTTaggcatgatttatatatatttttgttatatttgaGGGTTACGAACCCTGAACCTAGCCTACTCTTACTCAAGTTCACCACTGGGCTAAACCTGAACAAAATCTTATGCTTTCACGAAAAATTTAGGCCATTGCAAGAGAAGGCCTCTACTTTTAGGACTTGGGGCACTAACCACAAGTCTACTTCATGCAAATTCCCTCTTTGCTCAAGGTATCATATAAACTTGTATGAACTCATATTCCTTGAgttataaattgtttttttctctctttccccaAACTAATTTTCTTCAATCTGAAGAAATACCGGAAAAGTTTCGAGCTTTCGTCGACAAAGTAGATGGGTATTCATACTACTACCCCAACGATTGGAGGGTAAGAACCCTAAATTTTCTcatacagaaaagaaaagaaaatgtttttcagTTGAAATGATTTCTGTATTCCTCCATATCTCAGGACTTTGAGTTTAGAGCACATGACTCTGCATTCAAGGACAGATACATGCAGCTGCATAATGTTAGAGTGAGATTTATACCCACAAATAAAACTGACATCCATGATTTGGGTCCAATGGAACAGGTAAAGCGAGAAAATCCGTCA is a window from the Pyrus communis chromosome 16, drPyrComm1.1, whole genome shotgun sequence genome containing:
- the LOC137721433 gene encoding aquaporin TIP1-2; protein product: MPINRIAVGTPGEASHPDAIRAALAEFFSMLIFVFAGEGSGMAFNKLTDNASTTPSGLVAASLAHAFALFVAVSVGANISGGHVNPAVTFGAFIGGNITLLRGILYWIAQLLGSVVACLLLKFATGGWETAGFSLSSGVSVWNALVFEIVMTFGLVYTVYATAVDPKKGNVGIVAPIAIGLIVGANILAGGAFDGASMNPAVSFGPAVVSWSWTHHWVYWAGPLIGAAIAALVYDNIFISNRTHEPLPNNDF
- the LOC137719649 gene encoding photosynthetic NDH subunit of lumenal location 1, chloroplastic-like, yielding MAISSSLSLSCWVSTAIPDKFYCNELPRATSAHFSCKSITCSGESASIEESHCKRRPLLLGLGALTTSLLHANSLFAQEIPEKFRAFVDKVDGYSYYYPNDWRDFEFRAHDSAFKDRYMQLHNVRVRFIPTNKTDIHDLGPMEQVVTDLVRHKLAAPNQYATIFGVEEKNIDGKNYYTIEFGLESPNFATTSFATIAIGNGRYYTLIVGANERRWKRYRNQLKVVADSFRMLDI